In the genome of Acidobacteriota bacterium, one region contains:
- the rseP gene encoding RIP metalloprotease RseP, translating into MNPILIDIVAVAIVLGVIVFVHELGHFIAAKIFGVRVETFSLGFGKRLMGFTAGDTDYRISLLPLGGYVRMAGENPMDQPSGKPDEFLSKPRWQRFIIAFAGPLMNILLAIGLLVPVYMREYPHNPVLDRPAVVAEVQPDSPAAKAGIRPQDRIIEVGGNQNPTWETLFMQTAISVDRPLSLTIDRGGQVVHTALTPIQDGNSNPPLVGLAPEEVTRFGEVNKNSPAEQAGLKPGDLALAVDGRKVLDPGNLVEEIQAVQPPLDSVKLGTPGKTITLTVERNGKSLTLPVTPTLAENVSKRQWMIGAAFTSDTTFLRLPFSEALQHSLQDNKRYSMVILDLVGKLVSQKASIQTLQGPVGIAAVTGEAARAPTLLPLFSVTSLISLNLGLLNLLPIPVLDGGMILFLFIESILRHDVSTRIKERVYQAGFAFLLILMTVVVYNDIVRAVVVRN; encoded by the coding sequence ATGAATCCCATCCTGATTGACATTGTTGCGGTTGCAATTGTCCTGGGCGTCATCGTCTTCGTGCACGAGCTGGGGCACTTTATTGCGGCCAAGATTTTCGGCGTGCGGGTCGAGACCTTCTCTCTCGGCTTCGGCAAGCGGCTGATGGGATTTACGGCCGGGGATACCGATTACCGCATCAGCTTGCTTCCTCTGGGCGGCTACGTCCGCATGGCAGGTGAGAATCCGATGGACCAGCCCAGCGGCAAGCCGGACGAATTCCTGTCCAAGCCGCGCTGGCAGCGTTTCATCATCGCCTTTGCCGGACCGTTGATGAACATTTTGCTGGCGATCGGACTGCTGGTGCCCGTCTACATGCGCGAATACCCGCACAATCCGGTCCTGGACCGCCCGGCCGTCGTGGCCGAAGTGCAGCCGGATTCGCCCGCCGCCAAGGCAGGAATTCGACCCCAGGACCGCATCATCGAGGTCGGCGGCAACCAGAACCCCACGTGGGAAACGTTGTTCATGCAGACGGCGATCTCGGTGGACCGGCCGCTGTCGCTGACCATCGACCGCGGCGGCCAGGTTGTGCACACCGCGCTGACGCCGATTCAGGATGGCAACAGCAATCCGCCGCTGGTGGGTTTGGCGCCCGAAGAAGTGACGCGCTTTGGCGAAGTCAACAAAAATTCGCCGGCCGAGCAGGCAGGGTTGAAGCCGGGTGATCTGGCGCTGGCCGTGGACGGCCGTAAAGTGCTCGATCCAGGCAATCTGGTCGAAGAAATCCAGGCGGTGCAGCCGCCTCTGGATTCGGTCAAGCTCGGCACTCCCGGCAAAACCATCACTCTTACCGTGGAACGCAACGGGAAGTCGCTGACGCTGCCGGTTACGCCGACGCTGGCGGAAAATGTGAGTAAGCGGCAGTGGATGATTGGCGCGGCGTTTACCAGCGACACCACCTTCCTGCGTTTGCCGTTTTCTGAGGCGCTGCAACACTCGCTCCAGGACAATAAGCGCTACAGCATGGTGATCCTGGATCTGGTCGGTAAGCTGGTCTCGCAGAAAGCTTCGATCCAGACGCTGCAAGGTCCGGTGGGCATTGCGGCAGTGACGGGCGAGGCGGCGCGCGCCCCCACGCTGCTGCCGCTGTTCTCGGTCACGTCGCTCATCAGCCTGAACCTCGGGCTGCTGAACCTGCTGCCGATTCCGGTGCTCGATGGCGGCATGATTCTGTTCCTGTTCATCGAGTCAATCCTGCGGCATGATGTCTCGACCCGGATCAAGGAGCGCGTCTACCAGGCCGGCTTCGCGTTCCTGCTGATTCTGATGACGGTGGTCGTCTACAACGACATCGTCCGCGCTGTTGTGGTCCGCAACTGA
- a CDS encoding 1-deoxy-D-xylulose-5-phosphate reductoisomerase, with amino-acid sequence MSSATPRRVAILGATGSIGRNTLDVIQGLAGRFEITALAAGSNVAILAEQANRFRPQLLAVKNQDSIAALRQKLDYAPRILAGQEGLLAAASQCGADLVVAAVVGVAALEAISAALSSGCTVALANKEALVVSGAALLEAARLGRGRILPIDSEHSAVHQCLRAGKRQELARVILTASGGPFRTFTAAELAHVTPAQALRHPTWNMGTRVTLDSATLMNKGFEIMEACHLFGLEESQVGVLVHPQSIVHSLVEFADGSVIAQLGTADMRTPIQYALTYPDRLPTERLPLKLEEVGRLEFMPPDDQRFPCLELARQAWRAGGGAGAVLNAADEVALEAFVAGQIEFPAIARVVEETMQRMGASAISTVAEALACDRQAREVAASALAALC; translated from the coding sequence ATGTCTTCTGCTACACCGCGCCGCGTTGCTATCCTGGGCGCAACCGGCTCTATCGGGCGCAACACGCTGGATGTGATTCAAGGCCTCGCCGGCCGCTTTGAGATCACCGCTCTTGCCGCCGGCAGCAATGTCGCTATCCTTGCAGAACAGGCGAACCGCTTTCGGCCTCAACTCCTCGCCGTCAAAAATCAGGACTCGATTGCAGCGCTGCGGCAGAAGCTCGACTACGCGCCTCGCATTCTCGCCGGCCAGGAGGGCCTGCTGGCCGCGGCCAGCCAGTGTGGCGCAGACCTTGTGGTGGCGGCTGTGGTTGGCGTGGCTGCGCTCGAGGCCATTTCGGCTGCCCTTTCCAGCGGTTGCACGGTGGCGCTGGCGAACAAAGAGGCACTGGTGGTTTCCGGCGCCGCCTTGCTGGAAGCAGCACGGTTGGGCCGAGGGAGAATCCTTCCCATTGACAGCGAGCATAGCGCGGTTCATCAGTGCCTGCGAGCCGGAAAGCGGCAGGAGCTGGCCCGCGTGATCCTTACGGCTTCCGGCGGACCCTTCCGCACATTCACGGCGGCGGAGCTGGCCCATGTGACGCCTGCTCAGGCGCTTCGCCATCCCACCTGGAACATGGGCACGCGGGTCACGCTGGATTCGGCGACGCTGATGAATAAAGGCTTTGAAATCATGGAGGCCTGCCACCTGTTCGGGCTTGAAGAATCGCAGGTAGGTGTGCTGGTCCATCCTCAGTCCATTGTTCATTCCCTAGTGGAATTTGCCGATGGATCCGTCATAGCCCAGTTGGGGACGGCCGATATGAGAACCCCGATCCAGTACGCCCTGACTTATCCGGACCGGCTCCCGACGGAGCGTTTGCCGTTAAAATTAGAAGAGGTAGGGCGGCTGGAATTTATGCCCCCGGACGATCAGCGTTTTCCATGCCTGGAGTTGGCACGGCAGGCATGGCGGGCTGGAGGAGGTGCGGGGGCGGTTCTCAACGCAGCAGATGAAGTTGCGTTGGAGGCATTTGTCGCCGGCCAGATCGAGTTTCCGGCGATTGCGCGCGTGGTGGAGGAAACGATGCAGCGTATGGGTGCGTCTGCGATATCAACCGTCGCGGAAGCGCTGGCCTGTGATCGGCAGGCGCGCGAAGTGGCGGCTTCGGCGCTGGCGGCGCTCTGCTAA
- a CDS encoding phosphatidate cytidylyltransferase, with protein MMRVWTAIALVIPVLAVVVWAPAWLFTVLLAAVAILGAHEFYGLARACGASPFLWIGSVATGAFVVLTAMTVGEQVWVAVLVGLLLALGIRALCQPSLMATHASNASLTLFGAFYLGLLLGLLGSIRNSSAGIVWLLFLFAVVWIGDTAALYAGRAWGRHRIAPRVSPKKTWEGAAASLVVAILLGAGFGAWFDVAPGHWPIVEMAVLGGVINVAAQIGDLVESLFKRGAQVKDSSNLLPGHGGILDRIDALLFAAPVLWYYVSYFH; from the coding sequence ATGATGCGCGTCTGGACTGCGATCGCGCTGGTTATTCCAGTGCTGGCGGTAGTGGTGTGGGCGCCGGCCTGGCTATTTACTGTGCTCCTCGCGGCGGTAGCCATTTTGGGCGCGCATGAATTTTACGGCCTCGCGCGCGCGTGTGGCGCCTCGCCCTTCCTCTGGATCGGCTCCGTGGCCACAGGTGCCTTTGTGGTGCTCACGGCAATGACCGTCGGAGAGCAAGTTTGGGTCGCGGTGCTGGTGGGCCTGCTGCTGGCGCTCGGGATTCGGGCCCTGTGCCAGCCGAGTTTGATGGCCACGCACGCCTCCAACGCCAGTCTGACCTTGTTCGGCGCATTTTATCTGGGCTTATTGCTCGGTCTGCTGGGTAGCATCCGCAACAGCAGCGCCGGCATCGTTTGGCTGCTCTTTCTCTTTGCTGTCGTCTGGATTGGCGACACCGCCGCGCTCTACGCCGGGCGCGCCTGGGGACGGCATCGCATCGCGCCGCGCGTCAGTCCGAAAAAGACCTGGGAGGGTGCGGCCGCATCGCTTGTCGTCGCCATCCTCTTGGGAGCTGGATTTGGAGCATGGTTCGATGTCGCGCCGGGCCACTGGCCGATCGTGGAAATGGCGGTGCTCGGCGGTGTCATCAATGTCGCGGCGCAAATCGGCGATCTGGTGGAATCGCTATTCAAACGCGGCGCCCAGGTAAAGGATTCGAGCAACCTGCTGCCTGGCCACGGCGGCATCCTCGATCGCATCGACGCCCTGCTCTTCGCCGCGCCGGTGCTTTGGTACTATGTAAGCTACTTTCATTAG
- a CDS encoding isoprenyl transferase: MAPASQGATAAFAGAPDETELERRVDPARLPRHIAVIMDGSGRWAARYHRPRVTGHLAGVRAVRATVEACVRLHIPALTLYAFSAENWRRPQAEVNFLMRLLRRYLRSEIRELNQQNVRLGAIGRLHELPAMVQRDLESSLAATAANTGMVLTLALNYGARHELADACQAIVEEARQQGSLEDLTITESDIAAHLSTAHLPDLDLLIRTSGELRLSNFLLWQLAYAEIWTTPVLWPDFRGADLLQALLAFQSRERRFGGLSAQEELRYRLKLPRAERGSRRP, from the coding sequence ATGGCTCCTGCATCGCAAGGCGCGACCGCAGCGTTCGCCGGCGCGCCGGATGAAACGGAACTGGAGCGCCGGGTCGATCCGGCCCGGTTGCCGCGCCACATTGCCGTCATTATGGATGGCAGTGGACGCTGGGCGGCGCGCTATCACCGGCCGCGTGTCACCGGCCATCTGGCCGGAGTGCGCGCCGTGCGGGCGACCGTGGAAGCCTGCGTCCGTCTCCATATTCCTGCCTTGACGCTCTATGCCTTCTCGGCGGAGAACTGGCGCCGGCCGCAAGCCGAAGTCAATTTCCTCATGCGCCTGCTCCGCCGGTATCTGCGCAGCGAGATCCGAGAGCTCAATCAGCAAAACGTGCGGCTGGGCGCCATTGGCCGCCTGCACGAGCTGCCGGCAATGGTACAGCGCGATCTGGAGAGCAGCCTCGCCGCAACCGCCGCCAATACCGGCATGGTGCTCACCCTGGCGTTGAATTATGGTGCCCGCCACGAGCTCGCCGACGCCTGCCAGGCGATCGTAGAAGAGGCGCGGCAGCAGGGAAGTCTGGAGGACCTGACGATCACCGAGAGCGATATCGCCGCGCATCTTTCCACCGCACACCTGCCCGATCTGGATTTGCTCATTCGCACCAGCGGCGAGCTGCGCCTCAGCAACTTTTTGCTGTGGCAACTTGCGTACGCGGAAATCTGGACCACGCCGGTGCTTTGGCCTGATTTCCGCGGCGCCGATTTGCTCCAGGCCCTGCTTGCATTTCAGAGTCGCGAGCGCCGCTTCGGCGGCCTGTCCGCCCAGGAGGAACTACGGTATCGCCTGAAGCTGCCACGAGCCGAGCGCGGAAGCCGACGTCCATGA
- a CDS encoding CBS domain-containing protein: MFYLTELINLPLRGGDGHRYGNVRELVVEPEADDNLVRRVIYRHNGNLWEVPLRLLGLDLEGMTVEMRQVSPVPMEINSGHLLLRHDVLDQQIIDVNGRRVVRVNDIGMDLREKDGSYELRAQQVDIGVSGALRRLLQGAVPRAWLKGASEWPNSRPIPWRAFDLVETDPARRIRLQITYRALGRLHPADAADIMEELAPAGRDAVFGSLDHEVAADILGEVTPKLQRSLIEGLESDHAADIIEEMEPDEAADVLADLPAEQSEEILREMEAPEREDVADLLEYPEDTAGGRMTTEFIAVPESATAAAAIAATRAFEGPISGVTTIFLLNDEGQLSGAVPVSRILLAAPSNLLQDMADEAIAVERERAEADVAELFNKYNLLALPVVDDQRRVLGVVTADDVISWLSED; this comes from the coding sequence ATGTTCTATCTGACCGAACTGATCAACCTGCCTCTGCGGGGCGGCGACGGCCACCGTTACGGCAACGTGCGCGAGCTGGTGGTCGAACCGGAGGCGGACGACAATCTGGTGCGGCGGGTGATTTACCGCCATAACGGTAACCTGTGGGAAGTGCCACTACGGCTGCTGGGCCTGGACCTGGAGGGCATGACCGTGGAAATGCGGCAAGTTTCGCCCGTGCCCATGGAAATCAACTCCGGCCACTTGCTCTTGCGTCACGACGTTCTGGACCAGCAAATCATTGATGTCAATGGCCGCCGCGTGGTGCGCGTCAACGACATTGGCATGGATCTGCGCGAGAAGGATGGCAGCTACGAATTGCGCGCCCAGCAGGTGGATATCGGCGTCTCCGGGGCCCTGCGGCGCCTGCTGCAGGGCGCCGTGCCCCGGGCCTGGCTCAAGGGCGCCTCCGAGTGGCCGAACTCGCGCCCCATCCCCTGGCGGGCCTTCGATCTGGTAGAAACCGACCCCGCGCGGCGCATACGCCTGCAGATCACCTATCGTGCCCTGGGCCGGCTGCACCCGGCCGACGCCGCCGATATCATGGAAGAGCTGGCGCCGGCCGGACGCGATGCCGTGTTCGGTTCGCTCGACCACGAAGTGGCGGCCGACATTCTCGGCGAGGTCACGCCCAAGTTGCAGCGCTCGCTGATTGAGGGCCTCGAAAGCGATCACGCCGCCGACATCATCGAGGAAATGGAGCCGGACGAGGCTGCCGACGTCCTGGCCGACCTTCCCGCAGAACAATCGGAAGAGATTCTGCGCGAGATGGAAGCGCCTGAACGCGAAGACGTGGCCGACCTGCTGGAATATCCAGAAGATACCGCCGGCGGGCGCATGACCACGGAATTCATCGCGGTCCCGGAATCCGCTACCGCGGCTGCCGCTATCGCCGCGACGCGCGCTTTCGAGGGGCCGATTTCCGGTGTAACCACCATCTTCCTGCTCAACGACGAGGGCCAGCTTTCCGGCGCCGTCCCCGTCAGCCGTATTCTGCTCGCCGCCCCAAGTAATCTGCTGCAGGATATGGCGGATGAAGCGATTGCCGTGGAGCGGGAGCGGGCGGAAGCGGACGTGGCGGAGTTGTTCAACAAGTACAACCTGCTGGCGCTGCCGGTGGTCGATGACCAGCGCCGGGTCCTGGGCGTCGTTACCGCCGACGACGTGATCTCCTGGCTGAGCGAAGATTAA
- a CDS encoding branched-chain amino acid transaminase: MPTPPDPNLTVWFRGQYGRLGDANVNILTHGLNYGSGVFEGIRGYHDEGDGNLYLMRIADHYRRWKHNCGILRLRVPESVEELCEITAELCRRNQFHTNVYVRPLAYKASAAIGVHSDNNDAYAIVVVPFGAYFPRQGGLRAGVSAWRRVDDNSIPGRGKITGAYANSVLAGDDAAANGYDEAIFLNQDGHVCEAAAANLFIVRNGELHTPSITENILEGITRDTVMELARAELKLTVRERPIDRTELYIADEIFLCGTGAEIAPIIEVDHHTVGAGKPGPLTQKLSEVYRNATRGHLPAYRHWLAPAYANEVVRA; this comes from the coding sequence ATGCCTACGCCACCGGATCCCAATCTTACCGTCTGGTTCCGCGGTCAGTATGGACGCCTGGGCGATGCCAACGTGAACATCCTGACGCATGGGCTGAACTACGGCTCAGGCGTGTTTGAAGGCATCCGCGGTTACCACGACGAAGGCGACGGCAATCTCTACCTCATGCGGATTGCCGATCATTACCGGCGATGGAAGCACAACTGTGGCATTCTCCGGCTCCGGGTTCCCGAGAGTGTCGAGGAACTCTGCGAAATCACCGCGGAGCTTTGCCGCCGCAACCAGTTCCACACGAACGTCTATGTGCGCCCGCTCGCCTACAAGGCTTCGGCGGCCATTGGCGTGCATTCGGACAACAATGACGCCTATGCGATTGTGGTCGTGCCCTTTGGCGCGTACTTTCCCCGGCAAGGCGGCTTGCGCGCCGGCGTATCGGCGTGGCGGCGGGTGGATGACAACTCGATCCCCGGCCGCGGCAAGATTACCGGCGCCTATGCCAACAGCGTTCTGGCCGGCGATGACGCAGCCGCCAACGGTTACGACGAGGCCATCTTTCTCAACCAGGACGGTCACGTCTGCGAGGCGGCGGCTGCGAACCTGTTTATCGTCCGCAACGGAGAACTGCATACGCCCTCGATCACCGAAAATATCCTGGAAGGCATTACGCGGGATACCGTCATGGAGCTGGCGCGCGCGGAGTTGAAACTGACGGTGCGCGAGCGCCCGATTGACCGCACCGAGCTCTATATCGCCGATGAGATCTTCCTATGCGGCACGGGCGCAGAAATCGCGCCCATTATCGAAGTCGATCATCATACCGTAGGCGCGGGAAAGCCAGGGCCGCTGACGCAGAAGCTGAGCGAGGTATATCGCAACGCCACGCGTGGACACCTGCCTGCTTATCGCCACTGGCTCGCTCCTGCGTATGCGAACGAGGTTGTGCGTGCCTGA
- a CDS encoding pyruvate dehydrogenase, with protein MLVSRALDALEENELYPKKVPYQFSARGHELGQILLGTMLVGPHDAASGYYRSRPLLLTLGLSAADALAGGMGKTGSVSEGRDIGAVYNLPRPPGEAGVIVLPMSGGVGTQFTTTAGWARAITYYRDELRQASYKGSIAVALGGEASCAANGFWSALNIATTERLPMLFYIEDNGFGISVPGTRQTPGGNIAQNLASFRNLRVWDGDGTDPADTIRCLSGAIMAVRGDRSPALVHLRMPRLSGHSGQDTQAYKSAELLVAERARDPLPRLKAYLVPSAFYEGEWQRLEREADEEVRAALAEVEQRPDPDPATLQRYLFAPQPRVAAMEPATSGARMNMVAAIRRTVEVEMERNPLLLTFGEDVGAKGGVHTATQDLQSRFGPRRVFDTSLSEEGIIGSAVGMALAGLRPVAEIQFRKYADSGTEQINDCGTLRWRTANRFSAPVVVRMPGGFFKCGDPWHSKSSEVTFVHEFGWQVLFPSNSSDAVGLLRSALRSENPSIFFEHRNLLDAASARRPYPGDDYVLPLGKAACLQEGSDVTVVTWGAMVERCLTAAAEQAGSIEILDLRTLMPWDKEAVLASVRKTARCLIVHEDTLTAGFGAEIAATLAQEAFLSLDAPIERLAVPDVPMPYNVGLLNALLPSVDSIRAAISRLLAY; from the coding sequence ATGCTGGTTTCGCGGGCGCTGGACGCACTGGAGGAGAACGAACTCTATCCCAAGAAGGTTCCGTATCAGTTTTCGGCCCGCGGCCATGAACTGGGACAAATCCTACTGGGCACGATGCTGGTGGGCCCGCACGACGCCGCGAGCGGCTATTACCGATCCCGTCCGCTGCTGTTGACGCTGGGCCTGAGCGCGGCGGATGCGCTGGCCGGCGGCATGGGCAAAACCGGCAGTGTCAGCGAAGGGCGCGACATCGGCGCCGTGTACAATCTGCCGCGCCCGCCAGGCGAAGCCGGCGTGATCGTGCTGCCCATGTCGGGCGGCGTCGGCACCCAATTCACAACCACCGCAGGCTGGGCGCGGGCCATCACCTACTACCGCGATGAGCTGCGCCAGGCCAGCTACAAAGGATCGATCGCGGTTGCGCTCGGAGGCGAGGCCTCGTGCGCCGCCAACGGTTTCTGGTCGGCATTGAACATTGCCACCACCGAGCGGCTGCCCATGCTTTTTTACATCGAGGACAACGGCTTTGGCATTTCCGTGCCCGGCACGCGCCAGACGCCAGGGGGCAATATCGCCCAAAACCTGGCTTCGTTCCGCAATCTCCGCGTCTGGGATGGCGACGGCACCGACCCCGCCGACACCATCCGTTGTCTGAGCGGTGCGATCATGGCAGTGCGCGGCGACCGATCCCCGGCTCTGGTTCATCTGCGCATGCCGCGCCTGTCCGGCCACTCCGGTCAGGATACGCAAGCCTACAAGAGTGCCGAGCTGCTGGTTGCCGAACGCGCACGCGACCCGCTGCCGCGGCTGAAGGCGTACCTGGTGCCCTCGGCCTTCTACGAAGGAGAGTGGCAGCGTCTGGAACGTGAGGCGGACGAGGAGGTGCGCGCGGCCTTGGCCGAGGTCGAGCAGCGGCCGGATCCCGACCCGGCCACGCTGCAGCGCTACCTGTTTGCGCCACAACCGCGGGTAGCCGCGATGGAACCGGCCACCTCGGGCGCGCGCATGAACATGGTCGCAGCCATCCGGCGGACGGTCGAAGTGGAGATGGAACGCAATCCGCTGCTGCTGACGTTTGGCGAAGATGTTGGCGCCAAAGGCGGCGTGCATACTGCGACGCAGGATTTGCAATCTCGTTTCGGCCCGCGGCGCGTATTCGACACCAGCCTGTCGGAGGAAGGCATAATCGGCTCGGCGGTGGGCATGGCGTTGGCGGGCTTGCGGCCGGTGGCGGAGATTCAGTTCCGCAAGTACGCCGACTCTGGAACCGAGCAGATCAATGACTGCGGCACGCTGCGCTGGCGCACCGCGAACCGCTTCTCTGCCCCGGTGGTGGTGCGTATGCCGGGAGGGTTTTTCAAGTGCGGCGACCCCTGGCACAGCAAGTCAAGTGAAGTGACATTTGTGCATGAGTTCGGCTGGCAGGTGCTGTTCCCTTCCAACAGCTCCGACGCGGTGGGCCTGCTGCGGTCTGCACTGCGGAGCGAAAATCCGAGCATCTTTTTCGAGCATCGGAATTTGCTTGACGCTGCGAGCGCCCGGCGGCCTTATCCCGGCGACGATTACGTTCTGCCGCTGGGCAAGGCCGCTTGTCTCCAGGAAGGTAGCGACGTCACGGTGGTGACCTGGGGCGCGATGGTGGAGCGCTGCCTCACTGCGGCCGCTGAGCAGGCCGGCTCGATTGAGATTCTTGATCTGCGGACGCTGATGCCCTGGGACAAGGAAGCCGTGCTGGCCTCGGTGCGCAAAACCGCGCGCTGCCTGATCGTTCATGAAGATACGCTCACCGCCGGGTTTGGCGCCGAAATCGCCGCCACCCTGGCTCAGGAAGCTTTTCTCTCGCTGGACGCACCGATCGAGCGGCTGGCCGTACCCGACGTCCCCATGCCGTATAACGTCGGCCTGTTGAACGCCCTCTTACCCAGCGTGGACTCCATCCGCGCCGCTATCTCCCGCTTGTTGGCCTACTGA
- a CDS encoding exo-alpha-sialidase, producing the protein MRIRFQSLMGAALLSMGVLTAAQSPIQVGASVQVSKALAQDPHYEIEIGANPNNAKELIACSMVFPPEAPTSQVDTFVTFDGGRTWQLSLRQKAQLEAWDPACEYGPGGVAYSLSEAQTRQYPDGYDRLDRSLDGGKTWLPFTRMIHAERSFLTVDNQPGPHHGWLFVYGMNGDHDIRVSYSRDGGTTFVTQIVPVQADAEVVNVGPGDLLSDGSLVIPVPTVAPPGSQRQDERVWRPGFINVVRMHFQRPNWPLKSQVDRVTRWWVDLAANGSYYTTLAIDHTHGPFRDRIYAVWEDWDSGRSRVRLTYSSDLGKTWSAPRNLDDNLARRDGDHLNGPDDIHGTVAVNDRGVVGVMWLDRRDQPDNLGWAVRFRASRDGGDTFVPGVKASTADYDPSRGGRVPLFNDLALPWFAFHGGHTMGLAADAAGAFHPLWVANPEGVAQVWTTTIRVDGDAVRHGSPALANLVDVSGQVKLQFLERFYNLKTHTVSFAVRVLNTSQNVIHGPLKVRVLYAGSYMGRVEVSDNGAMRPLEGTIWEFKLPGGALQPGAMTAAQPVVLYEHGLDPFTQIGHFPMAITPLADLRTTVLAGAIRAAGH; encoded by the coding sequence GTGCGCATTCGATTTCAGAGTCTGATGGGCGCAGCGCTGTTGTCTATGGGTGTATTAACCGCCGCCCAGAGCCCTATCCAGGTGGGTGCCAGCGTGCAGGTGAGCAAAGCCCTGGCGCAGGACCCACATTATGAAATTGAAATCGGCGCCAACCCGAATAATGCAAAAGAGTTGATTGCCTGTTCGATGGTGTTTCCACCGGAGGCTCCGACCAGCCAGGTCGATACGTTCGTTACGTTTGACGGCGGGCGTACGTGGCAACTGAGCTTGCGGCAAAAGGCGCAACTCGAGGCGTGGGATCCGGCGTGCGAGTATGGGCCGGGCGGCGTGGCGTATTCATTGTCGGAAGCACAGACGCGACAATATCCGGATGGCTACGACCGGTTGGACCGGTCGCTGGACGGCGGGAAAACGTGGCTGCCGTTCACGCGGATGATTCATGCGGAGCGCAGTTTTCTCACGGTTGACAATCAACCAGGACCCCATCACGGCTGGCTGTTTGTCTATGGAATGAACGGCGATCACGACATTCGCGTTAGCTACTCGCGCGATGGTGGTACGACGTTTGTGACGCAAATCGTGCCCGTGCAGGCCGATGCCGAAGTTGTGAATGTGGGCCCCGGCGATTTGTTGAGCGATGGATCGCTGGTGATTCCCGTTCCGACCGTCGCTCCGCCCGGCAGCCAGCGGCAGGACGAACGCGTGTGGCGTCCGGGCTTTATTAACGTCGTGCGCATGCACTTTCAAAGGCCCAACTGGCCATTGAAGAGCCAGGTAGACCGGGTAACGCGCTGGTGGGTGGATTTGGCCGCCAACGGCAGCTACTACACCACGCTGGCGATTGACCACACCCACGGGCCATTCCGTGATCGCATCTACGCGGTTTGGGAGGATTGGGATTCGGGCCGCTCGCGTGTGCGGCTGACCTACTCGAGCGATCTTGGCAAAACCTGGTCAGCGCCGCGGAATCTTGATGACAATCTGGCACGCCGGGATGGTGACCATCTGAACGGGCCCGACGATATCCATGGCACCGTCGCCGTGAACGATCGCGGAGTGGTGGGAGTAATGTGGCTGGACCGGCGCGATCAGCCGGACAACCTGGGGTGGGCGGTGCGCTTTCGCGCCTCGCGCGACGGCGGCGATACATTTGTGCCGGGCGTCAAGGCCTCAACGGCGGATTACGATCCTAGCCGTGGCGGACGCGTGCCGTTGTTCAACGATCTCGCATTGCCATGGTTTGCATTTCATGGCGGACACACCATGGGACTGGCGGCCGACGCTGCCGGGGCGTTTCACCCGCTGTGGGTCGCCAATCCGGAAGGCGTGGCGCAAGTGTGGACCACGACGATCCGCGTCGACGGCGACGCGGTGCGCCACGGCAGCCCGGCGCTGGCCAACCTGGTGGACGTAAGCGGGCAGGTGAAGCTGCAATTTTTGGAGCGCTTCTATAACCTGAAGACGCACACCGTCTCGTTTGCGGTCCGGGTGCTCAACACCAGCCAGAACGTAATTCACGGCCCCCTGAAGGTGCGCGTGCTCTACGCAGGCTCCTACATGGGAAGAGTAGAAGTAAGTGACAATGGCGCCATGCGGCCGCTGGAAGGCACGATTTGGGAGTTCAAGTTGCCGGGTGGTGCGCTGCAGCCGGGCGCGATGACGGCGGCACAACCGGTGGTGCTCTATGAGCACGGCCTCGACCCTTTCACGCAGATCGGTCACTTTCCGATGGCCATCACGCCGCTGGCGGACCTAAGGACAACCGTACTGGCCGGAGCGATCCGTGCAGCCGGCCACTGA
- a CDS encoding FMN-binding negative transcriptional regulator, whose translation MYVRREWRPSEASVIELIETHPWALLVSGSEGAPVATNLPLLLDHAQPGGWRLTGHLARANAHAAALQAQPEPVLAIFQGPYSYVTSSWYPGRDMPPTYYYTAVHCRGRLVFQDAAALREALEELVDRMEAPYPQPWATAEIPEQAITRRLPRILGFRIEVQQIEAKFKLGQDEPRRDALAVAEHLLASPRENDRALGALVEEYNRGRKD comes from the coding sequence ATGTACGTACGGAGGGAATGGCGCCCGAGCGAAGCCAGTGTCATCGAGCTCATAGAGACGCACCCGTGGGCGCTGCTGGTCAGCGGGAGTGAGGGAGCGCCCGTGGCGACCAACCTGCCCCTGTTGCTGGATCACGCCCAGCCCGGCGGCTGGCGGCTCACGGGACACCTGGCGCGAGCTAATGCACACGCGGCCGCACTCCAGGCGCAACCGGAGCCGGTGCTGGCGATTTTTCAGGGTCCCTACAGTTATGTGACGTCAAGCTGGTACCCAGGTCGTGACATGCCTCCAACGTACTATTACACCGCGGTCCACTGTCGCGGAAGGCTCGTATTTCAAGATGCTGCCGCACTGCGGGAGGCGCTGGAGGAGCTTGTCGACCGGATGGAAGCTCCGTATCCGCAGCCGTGGGCTACGGCAGAAATCCCGGAGCAAGCGATTACGCGTCGGCTGCCGCGGATTCTGGGATTTCGCATCGAAGTGCAACAGATCGAAGCGAAGTTCAAGCTGGGGCAGGATGAGCCGCGGCGGGATGCGTTGGCGGTTGCCGAACATCTGCTGGCATCGCCGCGCGAAAACGACCGCGCTCTGGGGGCGCTGGTGGAGGAGTATAACCGCGGGCGGAAGGACTAG